One genomic region from Ornithinicoccus hortensis encodes:
- a CDS encoding nitric-oxide reductase large subunit: MAGSRDQDTLVTRGVGKPAGSGRVDLTISKGWVQGVALVLVFGFLVMGILAYRTYSDGMPQPERVVDESGTVVYTGEEITNGQAIFLRRGLQQYGSVMGHGGYLGPDYTAESLRLGTEHIRADLEQQGVPDPSSAVVDIQRANQYDEATGTLVLTAEQVAAFDHLTEHYATVFGEDSTKYGLIPEMITDPEQIHDLTAFFSWTAWAAAAERPGHSYSYTNNWPPDESVGNTPTADILVWSAMSLVALLAGLGALFALYGRWSRKIGWHGNEAPSLAFLQPGKVAITPSQRVTAWFFLVVAVLFLVQATLGAAIEHYRADLSTFFGLDLARLLPFNLARTWHVQLSLLWTAASFLAAGIFLAPIISGREPRRQSWLATGLLVALALVVAGTLTGTALSTFGVDWAEGSVFFDQQWEYLDLPRFWQALLVIGLFLWIAIIYRAIRSRLRTESKFNMPWLFFYAGLAIPGFYAVGLLAGTETHITVAEFWRFWVVHLWVEDFLELFTTVMVAYIFVMLGVVRRKIAIQIIFLDVILYSIGGVLGTMHHLYFSGTPVEHMALGAFFSALEVIPLTFLTVEAWTFLQLGSRQESRSSAPFPHRWAVMFLVAVGFWNFVGAGVFGFLINLPIVSYYQIGTALTANHAHGAMMGVYGMLAVGLALFALRYIIPPQRWPDRLAKLSFWSLNVGLAWMVFATLLPLGVLQLWHSVNEGYFEARTLGYISEPGNAILEWLRMPGDVVFLVTGILPFLWIAWLGVRHGIPATTHTMEPETLFVEEHERAREDRTGLVAAGGGGPAGGSDAGRTAGRDGRDDP, from the coding sequence ATGGCTGGATCACGCGACCAGGACACCCTCGTCACCAGGGGTGTGGGGAAGCCGGCAGGAAGCGGTCGGGTCGACCTGACTATCTCCAAGGGATGGGTCCAGGGGGTGGCCCTGGTCCTGGTCTTCGGCTTCCTCGTCATGGGGATCCTCGCCTACCGCACCTACAGCGACGGGATGCCGCAACCCGAGCGGGTGGTCGACGAGTCCGGCACCGTGGTCTACACCGGCGAGGAGATCACCAACGGCCAGGCGATCTTCCTGCGCCGGGGACTGCAGCAGTACGGGTCGGTCATGGGCCACGGCGGCTACCTCGGTCCCGACTACACGGCCGAGTCCCTGCGGCTCGGGACCGAGCACATCCGGGCGGACCTGGAGCAGCAGGGCGTGCCGGACCCCAGCAGCGCCGTCGTGGACATCCAGCGGGCGAACCAGTATGACGAGGCGACGGGGACGCTGGTGCTGACGGCCGAGCAGGTGGCCGCCTTCGACCACCTCACGGAGCACTACGCGACGGTGTTCGGGGAGGACTCCACCAAGTACGGGCTCATCCCCGAGATGATCACCGACCCCGAGCAGATCCACGACCTCACGGCCTTCTTCTCCTGGACCGCGTGGGCGGCCGCCGCGGAACGGCCGGGCCACTCCTACTCCTACACCAACAACTGGCCGCCCGACGAGAGCGTCGGCAACACCCCCACCGCGGACATCCTGGTGTGGTCGGCGATGTCGTTGGTGGCGTTGTTGGCCGGCTTGGGGGCGCTGTTCGCCCTGTACGGCCGGTGGAGCCGGAAGATCGGCTGGCACGGGAACGAGGCCCCGTCGCTGGCCTTCCTCCAACCGGGCAAGGTCGCGATCACCCCGTCCCAACGGGTCACCGCGTGGTTCTTCCTGGTCGTGGCCGTGCTGTTCCTCGTGCAGGCCACGCTGGGGGCGGCGATCGAGCACTACCGCGCGGACCTGTCCACCTTCTTCGGGCTGGACCTGGCCCGGCTGCTGCCGTTCAACCTGGCCCGCACCTGGCACGTCCAGCTCTCGCTCCTGTGGACCGCCGCGTCCTTCCTCGCGGCCGGCATCTTCCTCGCGCCGATCATCTCCGGCCGGGAGCCCCGGCGACAGTCCTGGCTCGCGACCGGGCTCCTGGTGGCGCTGGCCCTGGTGGTGGCCGGCACCCTCACCGGCACCGCCCTGAGCACCTTCGGCGTCGACTGGGCCGAGGGTTCGGTCTTCTTCGACCAGCAGTGGGAGTACCTCGACCTGCCGCGCTTCTGGCAGGCCCTGCTGGTGATCGGGCTGTTCCTGTGGATCGCGATCATCTACCGGGCGATCCGGTCCAGGCTGCGGACCGAGAGCAAGTTCAACATGCCGTGGCTGTTCTTCTACGCCGGCCTGGCGATCCCGGGGTTCTACGCCGTCGGGCTGCTCGCCGGGACCGAGACGCACATCACGGTCGCCGAGTTCTGGCGGTTCTGGGTGGTGCACCTGTGGGTGGAGGACTTCCTCGAGCTGTTCACGACGGTGATGGTGGCCTACATCTTCGTGATGCTCGGGGTGGTGCGCCGCAAGATCGCGATCCAGATCATTTTCCTGGACGTCATCCTGTACTCGATCGGCGGCGTGCTCGGCACGATGCACCACCTGTACTTCTCCGGGACCCCGGTCGAGCACATGGCGCTGGGCGCCTTCTTCTCCGCCCTCGAGGTCATCCCGCTGACCTTCCTCACCGTGGAGGCGTGGACCTTCCTGCAACTCGGGTCCCGGCAGGAGTCCCGCAGCAGCGCGCCCTTCCCGCACCGGTGGGCCGTCATGTTCCTGGTGGCGGTCGGCTTCTGGAACTTCGTGGGCGCCGGCGTCTTCGGTTTCCTGATCAACCTGCCCATCGTGTCCTACTACCAGATCGGCACCGCCCTGACCGCCAACCATGCCCACGGCGCGATGATGGGCGTCTACGGGATGCTGGCGGTCGGGCTGGCGCTGTTCGCTCTCCGCTACATCATCCCGCCGCAGCGGTGGCCCGACCGATTGGCCAAACTCTCCTTCTGGTCGCTCAACGTCGGGCTGGCCTGGATGGTCTTCGCCACCCTGCTGCCGCTCGGGGTCCTCCAACTGTGGCACTCGGTCAACGAGGGCTACTTCGAGGCACGCACCCTGGGGTACATCTCCGAGCCGGGCAACGCGATCCTGGAGTGGCTGCGGATGCCCGGGGACGTGGTCTTCCTGGTCACCGGCATCCTGCCGTTCCTGTGGATCGCCTGGCTCGGTGTGCGCCACGGGATCCCGGCCACCACCCACACCATGGAGCCGGAGACGCTCTTCGTGGAGGAGCACGAACGGGCCCGGGAGGACCGCACCGGTCTGGTCGCGGCGGGCGGCGGTGGCCCGGCCGGCGGCAGCGACGCCGGTCGGACCGCGGGCCGCGACGGGCGGGACGACCCGTGA
- a CDS encoding tetratricopeptide repeat protein has translation MTDAAARYDRATFLFETKDYAGAAKILRDLVEEEPDQQELRLLLARSYYHSAQLGRAEQELKVIVERWPSDAYAHLVLARTLQRAGRAEEGSRHLALAEAMGLTE, from the coding sequence ATGACCGACGCGGCCGCCCGCTACGACCGGGCCACCTTCCTGTTCGAGACGAAGGACTATGCAGGCGCTGCCAAGATCCTGCGCGACCTCGTCGAGGAGGAGCCGGACCAGCAGGAGCTGCGGCTGTTGCTGGCGCGCTCCTACTACCACTCCGCCCAGCTCGGGCGGGCCGAGCAGGAGCTGAAGGTCATCGTGGAGCGGTGGCCCAGCGACGCCTACGCCCACCTGGTGCTGGCCCGCACGCTGCAGCGGGCCGGGCGCGCCGAGGAGGGGAGCCGCCACCTGGCGCTCGCCGAGGCGATGGGCCTGACCGAGTAG
- a CDS encoding helix-turn-helix transcriptional regulator, producing the protein MPRRTTDYRGLAESSRVRLLRAIQLSPGSTLRQLTERTGIHENTARDHLRTLEQEGLITTRPLRSGRRGRPATTYTAVDDTSTNEAAHRRVERALQKRRLLRTLLPEHDRTGGLAEAAVHQLDVLQEHLDDTGFDPEVDPRRMVVGLVPCPFHRIVSEDQELACAAHARLLQDTLAQVPGPVRLEELRPFVTPQSCEVRLAYYEASE; encoded by the coding sequence ATGCCGCGCCGCACCACCGACTACCGCGGGCTCGCCGAGTCCAGCCGGGTCCGGTTGCTCCGCGCGATCCAGCTGTCCCCCGGGAGCACTCTGCGCCAGCTGACCGAGCGCACCGGGATCCACGAGAACACCGCGCGCGATCACCTGCGCACCCTCGAGCAGGAGGGGTTGATCACGACCCGGCCGCTCCGCAGCGGTCGGCGCGGCCGCCCCGCCACGACATACACCGCGGTCGATGACACGAGCACCAACGAGGCGGCCCACCGCCGGGTCGAACGGGCACTGCAGAAGCGTCGGCTGCTCCGCACCCTGCTGCCCGAACACGACCGGACCGGCGGGCTCGCCGAGGCCGCCGTCCACCAGTTGGATGTCCTGCAGGAGCACCTGGACGACACCGGCTTCGACCCGGAGGTCGACCCCCGGCGGATGGTGGTTGGGCTGGTCCCCTGCCCGTTCCACCGCATCGTGAGCGAGGACCAGGAGCTGGCCTGTGCGGCGCACGCCCGCCTGCTCCAGGACACCCTGGCGCAGGTGCCGGGGCCGGTCCGGTTGGAGGAGCTCCGCCCGTTCGTGACCCCGCAGTCCTGCGAGGTTCGACTGGCCTACTACGAGGCGTCGGAATAA
- a CDS encoding alpha/beta hydrolase codes for MRLTRLVTPLLVLGLLAGCGTDGDDGDDGAPGTRPQDAAASTTRTAPAQGQDPSTSPEEATTEEATTEEATKPPCDAGERAEWHDLMGTGGPDAFQLGEGGPGVVLLHQNDGRACAWVPFADQLAAQGYAVLVPVMESGTWPQPVIARGAEQLRGGGSDSIALVGASMGGTYAIAAAPDLAQPPDVVVAVSAPGYYRGASARDVIGDLTLPVLLVAAQEDAGFADEGQTMAAAAQDAELVILPGYAHGIRLLEQDPDAARAVLDALHEHVPVDAGAD; via the coding sequence ATGCGACTCACGAGACTGGTCACGCCCCTGCTCGTGCTCGGGTTGCTGGCGGGGTGCGGGACGGACGGGGACGACGGCGACGACGGGGCACCGGGGACCCGACCGCAGGACGCCGCCGCGTCCACCACCCGGACCGCGCCGGCACAGGGGCAGGATCCGTCCACGTCGCCCGAGGAGGCCACCACCGAGGAGGCCACCACCGAGGAGGCCACGAAGCCGCCCTGTGACGCCGGCGAGCGGGCCGAGTGGCACGACCTGATGGGGACCGGCGGACCGGACGCCTTTCAACTCGGCGAGGGCGGCCCCGGGGTCGTCCTGCTCCACCAGAACGACGGTCGCGCGTGCGCCTGGGTCCCCTTCGCCGACCAGTTGGCCGCGCAGGGGTATGCGGTGCTGGTCCCCGTGATGGAGAGCGGGACCTGGCCGCAGCCGGTCATCGCCCGGGGGGCCGAGCAACTGCGGGGCGGGGGCAGCGACAGCATCGCCCTGGTGGGAGCCTCGATGGGCGGCACCTACGCCATCGCCGCAGCGCCCGACCTGGCGCAACCACCTGACGTCGTGGTGGCCGTGTCGGCTCCCGGGTACTACCGGGGAGCGAGCGCGCGGGACGTCATCGGCGACCTGACGCTCCCGGTCCTGCTCGTGGCGGCCCAGGAGGACGCCGGCTTCGCGGACGAGGGCCAGACGATGGCCGCGGCCGCCCAGGACGCGGAGCTGGTCATCCTGCCGGGGTATGCCCACGGCATCCGGCTCCTGGAGCAGGACCCCGATGCGGCCCGGGCGGTGCTGGATGCGTTGCACGAGCACGTCCCGGTAGACGCGGGGGCCGACTGA
- a CDS encoding dolichyl-phosphate-mannose--protein mannosyltransferase, with the protein MSPVDAGEDAGALRERLLGPAPGRREVRWGWWGPLIAMVLGGILRFVHLGHPHQLVFDETYYVKQAWSLIQFGHERHIKEGLEEPDALFTAGNPDVFGTAPDMVVHPPVGKWMIGAGEWLFGVDSSFGWRFACAVVGTLSILMLGRAAWRMFHNATLATAAATLLAVDGHHFVHSRTGLLDVFVMFWALAAFCALLADRDRTRARLADAAARMGPAAVAASRFGPGTGIRWWRLVAALCLGLCLGTKWSGGYFLAVFGLMTVWWDIGARRTIGVPRWFRAGVVRDGIPAFLTVVPIAVLTYLATWAGWFASTDGYKRQWAASHPAEGLTRFLPDALRSLLSYHQEVLAFHVGLQNEHKWSSNPWSWIIQGRPTLFFAEWPSRGQDGCTANECVKYIASLGNLFVWWGATAGLLVVVFLWLLGRDWRAGAALAGIAAGWLPWFLYQTRTIYSFYAVAFVPWLVLVVVCCLGLVLGRDSDPPARRRWGMAIVCTYVLLAVALFAWYYPVYTAEVIPRTQWQWRLWFDFWT; encoded by the coding sequence ATGTCGCCCGTGGATGCAGGGGAGGACGCCGGCGCGCTGCGCGAGCGACTCCTCGGCCCGGCGCCCGGACGGCGCGAGGTGCGGTGGGGCTGGTGGGGCCCGCTGATCGCGATGGTGCTGGGGGGCATCCTCCGGTTCGTCCACCTGGGGCACCCGCACCAGCTGGTCTTCGACGAGACCTACTACGTCAAGCAGGCCTGGTCCCTCATCCAGTTCGGCCACGAGCGGCACATCAAGGAGGGGCTGGAGGAGCCGGACGCGCTGTTCACCGCCGGCAACCCGGACGTCTTCGGGACCGCGCCGGACATGGTGGTGCACCCACCGGTCGGCAAGTGGATGATCGGGGCCGGCGAGTGGCTGTTCGGGGTGGACAGCTCGTTCGGCTGGCGGTTCGCCTGCGCCGTGGTGGGCACCCTGTCGATCCTGATGCTGGGCCGGGCCGCCTGGCGGATGTTCCACAACGCCACCCTGGCCACCGCCGCCGCCACCCTGCTGGCCGTCGACGGGCACCACTTCGTCCACTCCCGGACCGGCCTGCTCGACGTCTTCGTGATGTTCTGGGCGCTCGCCGCGTTCTGCGCGCTCCTGGCGGACCGCGACCGCACCAGGGCACGGCTGGCCGACGCGGCGGCCAGGATGGGACCGGCGGCCGTGGCGGCCAGCCGGTTCGGCCCCGGGACCGGGATCCGCTGGTGGCGCCTGGTGGCCGCGCTCTGCCTGGGACTGTGCCTGGGCACCAAGTGGTCCGGCGGCTACTTCCTGGCCGTCTTCGGCCTGATGACCGTCTGGTGGGACATCGGGGCCCGACGCACGATCGGGGTGCCCCGGTGGTTCCGGGCGGGGGTGGTGCGCGACGGCATACCGGCCTTCCTGACCGTCGTGCCGATCGCGGTGCTGACCTACCTGGCGACGTGGGCCGGATGGTTCGCCTCCACGGACGGCTACAAGCGGCAGTGGGCGGCCAGCCACCCCGCCGAGGGGCTGACCCGGTTCCTGCCGGACGCGCTGCGCTCGCTGTTGAGCTACCACCAAGAGGTCCTGGCCTTCCACGTCGGCCTGCAGAACGAGCACAAGTGGTCCTCGAACCCGTGGTCCTGGATCATCCAGGGCCGCCCCACGCTGTTCTTCGCCGAGTGGCCCTCGCGCGGCCAGGACGGGTGCACGGCCAACGAGTGCGTCAAGTACATCGCCTCGCTGGGCAACCTGTTCGTCTGGTGGGGGGCCACGGCCGGGCTGCTCGTCGTGGTCTTCCTGTGGCTGCTCGGCCGGGACTGGCGCGCGGGCGCGGCCCTGGCCGGGATCGCCGCGGGGTGGCTCCCCTGGTTCCTCTACCAGACCCGCACCATCTACTCCTTCTACGCCGTCGCGTTCGTGCCCTGGCTGGTGCTGGTCGTGGTCTGTTGCCTGGGGTTGGTGCTCGGCCGGGATTCCGACCCACCCGCCCGACGACGGTGGGGTATGGCGATCGTCTGCACCTACGTGCTGCTCGCCGTGGCCCTCTTCGCCTGGTACTACCCGGTCTACACCGCCGAGGTGATCCCCCGGACGCAGTGGCAGTGGCGGCTGTGGTTCGACTTCTGGACCTGA
- a CDS encoding succinate dehydrogenase cytochrome b subunit → MATQTVSAGPRSGPNSILLKTVMAVTGLIFIGFILAHMYGNLMIFAGKDAFDEYAHHLRTFGSPMLPEGGFLWVMRITLLVSLVLHAWSAFTLWARAGAARKTRYQVNKAAKSIFVSRAMRWGGVALLLFVVFHLLHFTTNTIQVNGDFSRPSDRLVSSFEVWWAVLIYVIAVLALGMHLLHGVWSAAMTLGLNTSLDRAEVIRVVSVAVAAVVVIGFLAPPFSILFGLIP, encoded by the coding sequence GTGGCCACCCAAACCGTCTCCGCCGGCCCGCGCTCCGGGCCCAATAGCATCCTGCTGAAGACCGTCATGGCCGTGACCGGCCTGATCTTCATCGGTTTCATCCTCGCCCACATGTACGGCAACCTGATGATCTTTGCCGGCAAGGACGCGTTCGATGAGTACGCCCACCACCTGCGCACCTTCGGCTCACCGATGCTGCCGGAGGGTGGTTTCCTGTGGGTGATGCGGATCACCCTGCTGGTGAGCCTGGTGCTGCACGCGTGGTCGGCCTTCACCCTGTGGGCCCGCGCCGGCGCCGCCCGCAAGACGCGCTACCAGGTCAACAAGGCCGCCAAGTCGATCTTCGTCTCCCGGGCGATGCGCTGGGGCGGCGTGGCCCTGCTCCTCTTCGTGGTCTTCCACCTGCTGCACTTCACCACCAACACGATCCAGGTCAACGGCGACTTCAGCCGACCCAGCGACCGGCTGGTGTCCAGCTTCGAGGTGTGGTGGGCGGTCCTGATCTACGTGATCGCCGTCCTCGCCCTGGGCATGCACCTGCTGCACGGGGTCTGGAGCGCCGCGATGACGCTGGGCCTGAACACCAGCCTGGACCGCGCCGAGGTGATCCGGGTCGTCTCGGTCGCGGTCGCCGCGGTCGTGGTGATCGGCTTCCTCGCCCCGCCGTTCAGCATCCTGTTCGGACTCATCCCGTGA
- a CDS encoding fumarate reductase/succinate dehydrogenase flavoprotein subunit, with protein MTETLIEGLYTEGEPVADAKAPKTDIVTMWQQRKFDAKLVNPANRRKLDVIIVGTGLAGASAGATLGEAGYNVKSFCYQDSPRRAHSIAAQGGINAAKNYKGDGDSAYRLFYDTVKGGDYRSRETNVYRLAEVSVDIIDQCVAQGVPFAREYGGLLDNRSFGGVQVSRTFYARGQTGQQLLIGAYQALERQIGAGTVQMFPRHEMLELIVVDGKARGIVARDMVSGEIETHLADAVVLASGGYGNVFFLSTNAMGCNVTASWRAHRKGAYFANPCYTQIHPTCIPVSGDHQSKLTLMSESLRNDGRIWVPKNRDDCEKDPREIPEEDRDYYLERIYPSFGNLVPRDIASRQAKNMCDEGRGVGPKVGDFRRGVYLDFADAISRLGEDAVRAKYGNLFDMYERITGENPYQVPMRIYPAVHYTMGGLWVDYDLESSIPGLFVAGEANFSDHGANRLGASALMQGLADGYFVLPNTIRDYLANGPYEPLAEDHPDVVAARASVEERIEKLLSINGERSVDSFHKELGHIMWEYCGMERSEEGLRKAIDLIRSLREEFWRNVRVLGAADTLNQSLEKAGRVADFLELGELMCIDALHRRESCGGHFRAESQTEDGEALRHDDEFAYVAAWEWGGDSGNPVLHKENLEYEFIELKQRSYK; from the coding sequence ATGACGGAGACGCTGATCGAAGGCCTCTACACCGAGGGCGAGCCGGTCGCCGACGCCAAGGCGCCGAAAACCGACATCGTCACGATGTGGCAACAGCGCAAGTTCGACGCCAAACTCGTCAACCCGGCCAACCGGCGCAAGCTGGACGTCATCATCGTGGGCACCGGCCTGGCCGGTGCCTCGGCCGGCGCGACGCTGGGGGAGGCCGGCTACAACGTCAAGTCGTTCTGCTACCAGGACAGCCCGCGCCGGGCCCACTCGATCGCCGCCCAGGGCGGGATCAACGCGGCCAAGAACTACAAGGGTGACGGCGACTCGGCATACCGGCTGTTCTACGACACGGTCAAGGGTGGCGACTACCGCTCCCGGGAGACCAACGTCTACCGGTTGGCCGAGGTCAGCGTCGACATCATCGACCAGTGCGTGGCGCAGGGCGTGCCGTTTGCCCGGGAGTACGGCGGGTTGCTGGACAACCGCTCGTTCGGTGGCGTGCAGGTCTCGCGCACCTTCTACGCCCGGGGACAGACCGGTCAGCAGCTGCTGATCGGGGCCTACCAGGCGCTGGAGCGGCAGATCGGCGCCGGGACGGTGCAGATGTTCCCGCGGCACGAGATGCTCGAGCTCATCGTGGTGGACGGCAAGGCGCGGGGGATCGTGGCCCGCGACATGGTCTCCGGCGAGATCGAGACCCACCTGGCGGACGCCGTGGTCCTGGCCAGCGGCGGCTACGGCAACGTCTTCTTCCTGTCCACCAACGCGATGGGCTGCAACGTCACCGCGAGCTGGCGCGCGCACCGTAAGGGCGCCTACTTCGCCAACCCGTGCTACACCCAGATCCACCCGACCTGCATCCCGGTCTCGGGTGACCACCAGTCCAAGCTGACCCTGATGAGCGAGTCGTTGCGCAACGACGGCCGGATCTGGGTGCCGAAGAACCGGGACGACTGCGAAAAGGACCCGCGGGAGATCCCCGAGGAGGACCGCGACTACTACCTGGAGCGGATCTACCCCTCCTTCGGCAACCTGGTGCCCCGGGACATCGCCTCCCGGCAGGCCAAGAACATGTGCGACGAGGGCCGCGGGGTCGGGCCCAAGGTCGGGGACTTCCGCCGCGGTGTCTACCTGGACTTCGCCGACGCCATCTCCCGCCTCGGGGAGGACGCCGTGCGGGCCAAGTACGGCAACCTGTTCGACATGTACGAGCGGATCACCGGGGAGAACCCCTACCAGGTCCCGATGCGGATCTACCCCGCCGTGCACTACACGATGGGCGGGCTGTGGGTCGACTACGACCTCGAGTCCAGCATCCCGGGTCTGTTCGTGGCCGGCGAGGCCAACTTCTCCGACCACGGTGCCAACCGGCTCGGGGCGTCCGCGCTGATGCAGGGCCTGGCCGACGGCTACTTCGTGCTGCCCAACACCATCCGGGACTACCTCGCCAACGGCCCCTACGAGCCGCTGGCCGAGGACCACCCGGACGTGGTGGCGGCGCGCGCCTCGGTGGAGGAGCGGATCGAGAAGCTGCTCTCCATCAACGGGGAACGCTCCGTCGACTCCTTCCACAAGGAACTCGGCCACATCATGTGGGAGTACTGCGGGATGGAGCGCAGCGAGGAGGGGCTGCGCAAGGCGATCGACCTGATCCGCTCGCTGCGCGAGGAGTTCTGGCGCAACGTGCGGGTGCTCGGGGCGGCCGACACGCTCAACCAGTCGCTGGAGAAAGCCGGCCGGGTGGCCGACTTCCTCGAGCTCGGCGAGCTGATGTGCATCGACGCCCTGCACCGCCGCGAGTCCTGCGGCGGGCACTTCCGGGCCGAGTCCCAGACCGAGGACGGCGAGGCGTTGCGGCACGACGACGAGTTCGCCTACGTCGCCGCCTGGGAGTGGGGCGGCGACTCCGGGAACCCGGTGCTGCACAAGGAGAACCTGGAGTATGAGTTCATCGAGCTGAAGCAACGGAGTTACAAGTGA
- a CDS encoding SPFH domain-containing protein has protein sequence MIPPPVVVAVLVILLVALLLVCVRIVPEYQRAIVFRLGRLRGPLGPGLVFLLPGLDKLVRVDLRVVTLTIPPQEVITRDNVTARVNAVVLFRVVDPVSSVMEVENHAVATSQIAQTSLRSVVGRADLDTLLAHRADLNEDLTFSLARQTKPWGVEAQVVEIKDVEIPEMMQRAMAREAEAERERRAKVISAHGELQASQELRDAAATLSESPASLQLRYLQTLLELGADQNSTVVFPLPMDIVGPLLNAFGGSRGAGPATSPSPLSSSPPADQIPTTDKGE, from the coding sequence ATGATCCCCCCGCCCGTCGTCGTCGCCGTCCTCGTCATCCTGCTGGTGGCCCTCCTGCTGGTCTGCGTGCGGATCGTGCCCGAGTACCAGCGGGCCATCGTCTTCCGGTTGGGTCGACTGCGTGGGCCGCTCGGTCCCGGGCTCGTCTTCCTGCTCCCGGGCCTGGACAAGCTGGTCCGGGTCGACCTCCGGGTGGTGACCCTTACCATCCCTCCCCAGGAGGTGATCACCCGGGACAACGTGACCGCCAGGGTCAACGCCGTCGTGCTGTTCCGGGTCGTCGACCCGGTGAGTTCGGTGATGGAGGTGGAGAACCACGCCGTGGCCACCTCCCAGATCGCCCAGACCAGCCTGCGCTCGGTCGTCGGCCGTGCGGACCTCGACACCCTGCTCGCCCACCGTGCGGACCTGAACGAGGACCTGACCTTCTCGCTGGCCAGGCAGACCAAGCCCTGGGGTGTGGAGGCCCAGGTGGTGGAGATCAAGGACGTCGAGATCCCCGAGATGATGCAGCGGGCGATGGCCCGTGAGGCCGAGGCCGAACGGGAGCGCCGGGCCAAGGTGATCAGTGCCCACGGTGAGCTCCAGGCATCCCAGGAACTCCGGGACGCCGCGGCCACGCTCAGCGAGAGCCCCGCCTCGCTGCAGCTGCGCTACCTCCAGACCCTGTTGGAGCTCGGCGCGGACCAGAACTCCACTGTGGTGTTCCCGCTCCCGATGGACATCGTGGGTCCGCTCCTCAACGCCTTCGGCGGCTCCCGCGGAGCGGGGCCCGCGACCTCGCCGTCCCCACTCTCCAGCAGCCCTCCCGCTGACCAGATCCCGACCACCGACAAGGGGGAATGA